A genome region from Oryzias melastigma strain HK-1 linkage group LG12, ASM292280v2, whole genome shotgun sequence includes the following:
- the git2b gene encoding ARF GTPase-activating protein GIT2b isoform X2, with translation MSKRVRSREVCADCSAPEPRWASVNRGVLICDECCSIHRGLGRHSSQVRHLTHSAWPPSQLQMVQTLYGNGANSIWEHSLLDPSSSVSGKRKANPQDRVHPNKTEFIKTKYQMLAYVHRMPCRDDDSATAKDLSKQLHSSVRTGNLETCLRLLSLGSQANFFHPEKGNTPLHIAAKAGQILQAELLAVYGADPGALDSSGKTPIDYAREAGHQELAERLVEIQYELTDRLTFYLCGRRPDHRSGQHFIIPQMADRNNLDLSEFAKAAKKKLQSLNNHQFEELAMDVYDEVDRRETDAVWLATQNHSTLVTDTTVVPFLPVNPEYSSTRNQGRQKLARFSAHEFATLVIDILTDAKRRQWGNICESPKENVELILQGIGSRHNSESQDNDQPDYDSVASDEDPVLEARCGDSCNDGRAKSSESSDLSDGPITVQEFMEVKSALTASEAKIQQLLKVNCHLSEELRVMQNKLSSLQTENTTLRWQAPSGQQHPHGPLGRHSARGGRAMSMYETGSSPRQYSHRAEPSRPDNGVVLQPFPSNIGRGPLGTAASSLPTFPSPLSWPRDERSRRGCSLGGQSTMVENDYDRKPNHRDLEAGPLGAFEAGDPEEEGEEDATLPCTEDVICKTEQITKNIQELLRAAQETKQESFLPCSEKICMAVTEMATLFPKRPSLETVRSSLSLLTSSASRLHAECQKAAEHSPCPSDIQLVTQQVIQCAYDIAKAAKQLVTVTTKENTN, from the exons ATGTCAAAGCGAGTGCGAAGCCGAGAGGTCTGCGCTGATTGCAGCGCCCCGG AGCCGCGCTGGGCGTCTGTAAACAGGGGAGTGTTGATCTGCGACGAATGCTGCAGCATCCATCGAGGTCTGGGGCGACACAGCTCTCAAGTCCGACATCTGACTCATTCTGCTTGGCCACCCTCTCAGCTGCAG ATGGTACAGACATTGTATGGCAATGGTGCAAACTCTATTTGGGAGCATAGCCTTCTGGACCCTTCCTCTTCAGTCAGTGGGAAACGCAAAGCTAACCCCCAGGACAGAGTtca TCCTAACAAGACAGAGTTCATCAAGACAAAATATCAGATGCTAGCGTATGTGCATCGGATGCCATGCCGGGATGATGACAGTGCGACAGCGAAAGATCTCAGCAAg caacTCCACTCGAGTGTACGAACAGGGAACCTGGAGACCTGCCTCAGGCTCTTATCATTAGGATCACAGGCCAACTTTTTCCATCCT gAAAAAGGAAACACCCCGCTTCACATAGCAGCTAAAGCAGGTCAGATTCTGCAAGCAGAACTGCTGGCGGTTTATGGAGCTGATCCAGGAGCTCTGGATTCCAGTGGAAAAACACCCATTGATTAtgcaag AGAAGCCGGGCATCAGGAGCTGGCGGAGAGGCTTGTGGAAATACAGTATGAACTCACAGACCGCTTAACGTTTTACCTTTGTGGGAGACGACCAG atCATAGAAGTGGACAGCACTTCATCATACCTCAAATGGCAGACAG AAATAA TCTGGATTTGTCAGAGTTTGcaaaagcggccaagaagaaaCTGCAATCG TTAAATAACCACCAGTTTGAAGAACTGGCAATGGATGTTTACGATGAAGTGGACAGAAGGGAAACAGATGCAG tctggTTGGCTACTCAGAATCACAGCACACTTGTAACAGACACCACTGTTGTGCCTTTTCTGCCTGTAAATCCTGAGTACTCATCAACTAGAAACCAG GGTCGTCAGAAATTGGCACGATTTAGTGCTCATGAATTTGCCACCCTGGTCATCGATATTCTCACAGATGCTAAACGACGGCAGTGGGGTAATATCTGTGAAAGTCCTAAAG aaaatgtggaGCTGATTTTGCAGGGAATCGGTAGTCGCCATAACAGTGAGAGCCAAGATAATGACCAGCCAGATTACGACAGCGTGGCTTCGGATGAAGACCCGGTGCTGGAAGCAAGGTGTGGGGACAGCTGCAATGATGGACGGGCCAAG agctcTGAGTCTTCTGACTTGTCTGATGGACCTATAACAGTGCAGGAATTTATGGAGGTGAAGAGTGCCCTGACTGCATCAGAAGCCAAAATACAGCAGCTGCTTAAAGTCAATTGCCATTTGAGTGAGGAGCTGCGAGTGATGCAGAATAAG CTGAGCTCCCTGCAGACTGAAAACACAACTCTGCGTTGGCAAGCCCCCAGCGGACAGCAGCACCCCCACGGACCCTTGGGTCGTCACTCGGCCCGCGGAGGTCGAGCCATGTCCATGTACGAGACGGGCTCATCTCCGAGGCAGTACTCCCATAGAGCGGAACCATCCCGGCCTGACAATGGGGTCGTCCTACAACCCTTTCCTTCCAAT ATTGGTAGGGGTCCTTTGGGGACAGCTGCCTCCTCCCTCCCTACCTTCCCCTCTCCCCTGTCGTGGCCGAGGGATGAGAGATCTCGACGG GGCTGCAGCCTGGGAGGACAGAGCACCATGGTGGAGAATGACTATGACAGGAAACCCAACCACCGTGACCTGGAGGCGGG CCCACTTGGAGCTTTTGAAGCAGGAGACCCAGAGGAGGAAGGTGAAGAGGATGCCACCCTGCCTTGCACTGAAGATGTCATCTGTAAGACGGAGCAGATCACAAAGAATATTCAGGAGCTTCTGAGAGCTGCCCAGGAAACCAAACAGGAAAG ctttctACCTTGCTCTGAAAAGATCTGCATGGCTGTGACAGAGATGGCCACCTTGTTTCCAAAA AGGCCATCCCTGGAGACGGTGCGCAGCTCTCTTTCTTTGCTGACCTCCAGTGCCAGCCGGCTCCATGCTGAGTGCCAGAAGGCTGCCGAGCACAGCCCTTGCCCGTCCGACATCCAGCTCGTCACTCAGCAGGTCATCCAGTGCGCCTATGATATTGCCAAAGCAGCCAAGCAGCTTGTTACCGTGACAACCAAAGAGAACACCAACTAA
- the git2b gene encoding ARF GTPase-activating protein GIT2b isoform X4, with amino-acid sequence MSKRVRSREVCADCSAPEPRWASVNRGVLICDECCSIHRGLGRHSSQVRHLTHSAWPPSQLQMVQTLYGNGANSIWEHSLLDPSSSVSGKRKANPQDRVHPNKTEFIKTKYQMLAYVHRMPCRDDDSATAKDLSKQLHSSVRTGNLETCLRLLSLGSQANFFHPEKGNTPLHIAAKAGQILQAELLAVYGADPGALDSSGKTPIDYAREAGHQELAERLVEIQYELTDRLTFYLCGRRPDHRSGQHFIIPQMADSLDLSEFAKAAKKKLQSLNNHQFEELAMDVYDEVDRRETDAVWLATQNHSTLVTDTTVVPFLPVNPEYSSTRNQGRQKLARFSAHEFATLVIDILTDAKRRQWGNICESPKENVELILQGIGSRHNSESQDNDQPDYDSVASDEDPVLEARCGDSCNDGRAKSSESSDLSDGPITVQEFMEVKSALTASEAKIQQLLKVNCHLSEELRVMQNKLSSLQTENTTLRWQAPSGQQHPHGPLGRHSARGGRAMSMYETGSSPRQYSHRAEPSRPDNGVVLQPFPSNIGRGPLGTAASSLPTFPSPLSWPRDERSRRGCSLGGQSTMVENDYDRKPNHRDLEAGPLGAFEAGDPEEEGEEDATLPCTEDVICKTEQITKNIQELLRAAQETKQESFLPCSEKICMAVTEMATLFPKRPSLETVRSSLSLLTSSASRLHAECQKAAEHSPCPSDIQLVTQQVIQCAYDIAKAAKQLVTVTTKENTN; translated from the exons ATGTCAAAGCGAGTGCGAAGCCGAGAGGTCTGCGCTGATTGCAGCGCCCCGG AGCCGCGCTGGGCGTCTGTAAACAGGGGAGTGTTGATCTGCGACGAATGCTGCAGCATCCATCGAGGTCTGGGGCGACACAGCTCTCAAGTCCGACATCTGACTCATTCTGCTTGGCCACCCTCTCAGCTGCAG ATGGTACAGACATTGTATGGCAATGGTGCAAACTCTATTTGGGAGCATAGCCTTCTGGACCCTTCCTCTTCAGTCAGTGGGAAACGCAAAGCTAACCCCCAGGACAGAGTtca TCCTAACAAGACAGAGTTCATCAAGACAAAATATCAGATGCTAGCGTATGTGCATCGGATGCCATGCCGGGATGATGACAGTGCGACAGCGAAAGATCTCAGCAAg caacTCCACTCGAGTGTACGAACAGGGAACCTGGAGACCTGCCTCAGGCTCTTATCATTAGGATCACAGGCCAACTTTTTCCATCCT gAAAAAGGAAACACCCCGCTTCACATAGCAGCTAAAGCAGGTCAGATTCTGCAAGCAGAACTGCTGGCGGTTTATGGAGCTGATCCAGGAGCTCTGGATTCCAGTGGAAAAACACCCATTGATTAtgcaag AGAAGCCGGGCATCAGGAGCTGGCGGAGAGGCTTGTGGAAATACAGTATGAACTCACAGACCGCTTAACGTTTTACCTTTGTGGGAGACGACCAG atCATAGAAGTGGACAGCACTTCATCATACCTCAAATGGCAGACAG TCTGGATTTGTCAGAGTTTGcaaaagcggccaagaagaaaCTGCAATCG TTAAATAACCACCAGTTTGAAGAACTGGCAATGGATGTTTACGATGAAGTGGACAGAAGGGAAACAGATGCAG tctggTTGGCTACTCAGAATCACAGCACACTTGTAACAGACACCACTGTTGTGCCTTTTCTGCCTGTAAATCCTGAGTACTCATCAACTAGAAACCAG GGTCGTCAGAAATTGGCACGATTTAGTGCTCATGAATTTGCCACCCTGGTCATCGATATTCTCACAGATGCTAAACGACGGCAGTGGGGTAATATCTGTGAAAGTCCTAAAG aaaatgtggaGCTGATTTTGCAGGGAATCGGTAGTCGCCATAACAGTGAGAGCCAAGATAATGACCAGCCAGATTACGACAGCGTGGCTTCGGATGAAGACCCGGTGCTGGAAGCAAGGTGTGGGGACAGCTGCAATGATGGACGGGCCAAG agctcTGAGTCTTCTGACTTGTCTGATGGACCTATAACAGTGCAGGAATTTATGGAGGTGAAGAGTGCCCTGACTGCATCAGAAGCCAAAATACAGCAGCTGCTTAAAGTCAATTGCCATTTGAGTGAGGAGCTGCGAGTGATGCAGAATAAG CTGAGCTCCCTGCAGACTGAAAACACAACTCTGCGTTGGCAAGCCCCCAGCGGACAGCAGCACCCCCACGGACCCTTGGGTCGTCACTCGGCCCGCGGAGGTCGAGCCATGTCCATGTACGAGACGGGCTCATCTCCGAGGCAGTACTCCCATAGAGCGGAACCATCCCGGCCTGACAATGGGGTCGTCCTACAACCCTTTCCTTCCAAT ATTGGTAGGGGTCCTTTGGGGACAGCTGCCTCCTCCCTCCCTACCTTCCCCTCTCCCCTGTCGTGGCCGAGGGATGAGAGATCTCGACGG GGCTGCAGCCTGGGAGGACAGAGCACCATGGTGGAGAATGACTATGACAGGAAACCCAACCACCGTGACCTGGAGGCGGG CCCACTTGGAGCTTTTGAAGCAGGAGACCCAGAGGAGGAAGGTGAAGAGGATGCCACCCTGCCTTGCACTGAAGATGTCATCTGTAAGACGGAGCAGATCACAAAGAATATTCAGGAGCTTCTGAGAGCTGCCCAGGAAACCAAACAGGAAAG ctttctACCTTGCTCTGAAAAGATCTGCATGGCTGTGACAGAGATGGCCACCTTGTTTCCAAAA AGGCCATCCCTGGAGACGGTGCGCAGCTCTCTTTCTTTGCTGACCTCCAGTGCCAGCCGGCTCCATGCTGAGTGCCAGAAGGCTGCCGAGCACAGCCCTTGCCCGTCCGACATCCAGCTCGTCACTCAGCAGGTCATCCAGTGCGCCTATGATATTGCCAAAGCAGCCAAGCAGCTTGTTACCGTGACAACCAAAGAGAACACCAACTAA
- the git2b gene encoding ARF GTPase-activating protein GIT2b isoform X3, which translates to MSKRVRSREVCADCSAPEPRWASVNRGVLICDECCSIHRGLGRHSSQVRHLTHSAWPPSQLQMVQTLYGNGANSIWEHSLLDPSSSVSGKRKANPQDRVHPNKTEFIKTKYQMLAYVHRMPCRDDDSATAKDLSKQLHSSVRTGNLETCLRLLSLGSQANFFHPEKGNTPLHIAAKAGQILQAELLAVYGADPGALDSSGKTPIDYAREAGHQELAERLVEIQYELTDRLTFYLCGRRPDHRSGQHFIIPQMADSSLDLSEFAKAAKKKLQSLNNHQFEELAMDVYDEVDRRETDAVWLATQNHSTLVTDTTVVPFLPVNPEYSSTRNQGRQKLARFSAHEFATLVIDILTDAKRRQWGNICESPKENVELILQGIGSRHNSESQDNDQPDYDSVASDEDPVLEARCGDSCNDGRAKSSESSDLSDGPITVQEFMEVKSALTASEAKIQQLLKVNCHLSEELRVMQNKLSSLQTENTTLRWQAPSGQQHPHGPLGRHSARGGRAMSMYETGSSPRQYSHRAEPSRPDNGVVLQPFPSNIGRGPLGTAASSLPTFPSPLSWPRDERSRRGCSLGGQSTMVENDYDRKPNHRDLEAGPLGAFEAGDPEEEGEEDATLPCTEDVICKTEQITKNIQELLRAAQETKQESFLPCSEKICMAVTEMATLFPKRPSLETVRSSLSLLTSSASRLHAECQKAAEHSPCPSDIQLVTQQVIQCAYDIAKAAKQLVTVTTKENTN; encoded by the exons ATGTCAAAGCGAGTGCGAAGCCGAGAGGTCTGCGCTGATTGCAGCGCCCCGG AGCCGCGCTGGGCGTCTGTAAACAGGGGAGTGTTGATCTGCGACGAATGCTGCAGCATCCATCGAGGTCTGGGGCGACACAGCTCTCAAGTCCGACATCTGACTCATTCTGCTTGGCCACCCTCTCAGCTGCAG ATGGTACAGACATTGTATGGCAATGGTGCAAACTCTATTTGGGAGCATAGCCTTCTGGACCCTTCCTCTTCAGTCAGTGGGAAACGCAAAGCTAACCCCCAGGACAGAGTtca TCCTAACAAGACAGAGTTCATCAAGACAAAATATCAGATGCTAGCGTATGTGCATCGGATGCCATGCCGGGATGATGACAGTGCGACAGCGAAAGATCTCAGCAAg caacTCCACTCGAGTGTACGAACAGGGAACCTGGAGACCTGCCTCAGGCTCTTATCATTAGGATCACAGGCCAACTTTTTCCATCCT gAAAAAGGAAACACCCCGCTTCACATAGCAGCTAAAGCAGGTCAGATTCTGCAAGCAGAACTGCTGGCGGTTTATGGAGCTGATCCAGGAGCTCTGGATTCCAGTGGAAAAACACCCATTGATTAtgcaag AGAAGCCGGGCATCAGGAGCTGGCGGAGAGGCTTGTGGAAATACAGTATGAACTCACAGACCGCTTAACGTTTTACCTTTGTGGGAGACGACCAG atCATAGAAGTGGACAGCACTTCATCATACCTCAAATGGCAGACAG CAGTCTGGATTTGTCAGAGTTTGcaaaagcggccaagaagaaaCTGCAATCG TTAAATAACCACCAGTTTGAAGAACTGGCAATGGATGTTTACGATGAAGTGGACAGAAGGGAAACAGATGCAG tctggTTGGCTACTCAGAATCACAGCACACTTGTAACAGACACCACTGTTGTGCCTTTTCTGCCTGTAAATCCTGAGTACTCATCAACTAGAAACCAG GGTCGTCAGAAATTGGCACGATTTAGTGCTCATGAATTTGCCACCCTGGTCATCGATATTCTCACAGATGCTAAACGACGGCAGTGGGGTAATATCTGTGAAAGTCCTAAAG aaaatgtggaGCTGATTTTGCAGGGAATCGGTAGTCGCCATAACAGTGAGAGCCAAGATAATGACCAGCCAGATTACGACAGCGTGGCTTCGGATGAAGACCCGGTGCTGGAAGCAAGGTGTGGGGACAGCTGCAATGATGGACGGGCCAAG agctcTGAGTCTTCTGACTTGTCTGATGGACCTATAACAGTGCAGGAATTTATGGAGGTGAAGAGTGCCCTGACTGCATCAGAAGCCAAAATACAGCAGCTGCTTAAAGTCAATTGCCATTTGAGTGAGGAGCTGCGAGTGATGCAGAATAAG CTGAGCTCCCTGCAGACTGAAAACACAACTCTGCGTTGGCAAGCCCCCAGCGGACAGCAGCACCCCCACGGACCCTTGGGTCGTCACTCGGCCCGCGGAGGTCGAGCCATGTCCATGTACGAGACGGGCTCATCTCCGAGGCAGTACTCCCATAGAGCGGAACCATCCCGGCCTGACAATGGGGTCGTCCTACAACCCTTTCCTTCCAAT ATTGGTAGGGGTCCTTTGGGGACAGCTGCCTCCTCCCTCCCTACCTTCCCCTCTCCCCTGTCGTGGCCGAGGGATGAGAGATCTCGACGG GGCTGCAGCCTGGGAGGACAGAGCACCATGGTGGAGAATGACTATGACAGGAAACCCAACCACCGTGACCTGGAGGCGGG CCCACTTGGAGCTTTTGAAGCAGGAGACCCAGAGGAGGAAGGTGAAGAGGATGCCACCCTGCCTTGCACTGAAGATGTCATCTGTAAGACGGAGCAGATCACAAAGAATATTCAGGAGCTTCTGAGAGCTGCCCAGGAAACCAAACAGGAAAG ctttctACCTTGCTCTGAAAAGATCTGCATGGCTGTGACAGAGATGGCCACCTTGTTTCCAAAA AGGCCATCCCTGGAGACGGTGCGCAGCTCTCTTTCTTTGCTGACCTCCAGTGCCAGCCGGCTCCATGCTGAGTGCCAGAAGGCTGCCGAGCACAGCCCTTGCCCGTCCGACATCCAGCTCGTCACTCAGCAGGTCATCCAGTGCGCCTATGATATTGCCAAAGCAGCCAAGCAGCTTGTTACCGTGACAACCAAAGAGAACACCAACTAA
- the git2b gene encoding ARF GTPase-activating protein GIT2b isoform X6, which translates to MSKRVRSREVCADCSAPEPRWASVNRGVLICDECCSIHRGLGRHSSQVRHLTHSAWPPSQLQMVQTLYGNGANSIWEHSLLDPSSSVSGKRKANPQDRVHPNKTEFIKTKYQMLAYVHRMPCRDDDSATAKDLSKQLHSSVRTGNLETCLRLLSLGSQANFFHPEKGNTPLHIAAKAGQILQAELLAVYGADPGALDSSGKTPIDYAREAGHQELAERLVEIQYELTDRLTFYLCGRRPDHRSGQHFIIPQMADSSLDLSEFAKAAKKKLQSLNNHQFEELAMDVYDEVDRRETDAVWLATQNHSTLVTDTTVVPFLPVNPEYSSTRNQGRQKLARFSAHEFATLVIDILTDAKRRQWGNICESPKENVELILQGIGSRHNSESQDNDQPDYDSVASDEDPVLEARCGDSCNDGRAKSSESSDLSDGPITVQEFMEVKSALTASEAKIQQLLKVNCHLSEELRVMQNKLSSLQTENTTLRWQAPSGQQHPHGPLGRHSARGGRAMSMYETGSSPRQYSHRAEPSRPDNGVVLQPFPSNGCSLGGQSTMVENDYDRKPNHRDLEAGPLGAFEAGDPEEEGEEDATLPCTEDVICKTEQITKNIQELLRAAQETKQESFLPCSEKICMAVTEMATLFPKRPSLETVRSSLSLLTSSASRLHAECQKAAEHSPCPSDIQLVTQQVIQCAYDIAKAAKQLVTVTTKENTN; encoded by the exons ATGTCAAAGCGAGTGCGAAGCCGAGAGGTCTGCGCTGATTGCAGCGCCCCGG AGCCGCGCTGGGCGTCTGTAAACAGGGGAGTGTTGATCTGCGACGAATGCTGCAGCATCCATCGAGGTCTGGGGCGACACAGCTCTCAAGTCCGACATCTGACTCATTCTGCTTGGCCACCCTCTCAGCTGCAG ATGGTACAGACATTGTATGGCAATGGTGCAAACTCTATTTGGGAGCATAGCCTTCTGGACCCTTCCTCTTCAGTCAGTGGGAAACGCAAAGCTAACCCCCAGGACAGAGTtca TCCTAACAAGACAGAGTTCATCAAGACAAAATATCAGATGCTAGCGTATGTGCATCGGATGCCATGCCGGGATGATGACAGTGCGACAGCGAAAGATCTCAGCAAg caacTCCACTCGAGTGTACGAACAGGGAACCTGGAGACCTGCCTCAGGCTCTTATCATTAGGATCACAGGCCAACTTTTTCCATCCT gAAAAAGGAAACACCCCGCTTCACATAGCAGCTAAAGCAGGTCAGATTCTGCAAGCAGAACTGCTGGCGGTTTATGGAGCTGATCCAGGAGCTCTGGATTCCAGTGGAAAAACACCCATTGATTAtgcaag AGAAGCCGGGCATCAGGAGCTGGCGGAGAGGCTTGTGGAAATACAGTATGAACTCACAGACCGCTTAACGTTTTACCTTTGTGGGAGACGACCAG atCATAGAAGTGGACAGCACTTCATCATACCTCAAATGGCAGACAG CAGTCTGGATTTGTCAGAGTTTGcaaaagcggccaagaagaaaCTGCAATCG TTAAATAACCACCAGTTTGAAGAACTGGCAATGGATGTTTACGATGAAGTGGACAGAAGGGAAACAGATGCAG tctggTTGGCTACTCAGAATCACAGCACACTTGTAACAGACACCACTGTTGTGCCTTTTCTGCCTGTAAATCCTGAGTACTCATCAACTAGAAACCAG GGTCGTCAGAAATTGGCACGATTTAGTGCTCATGAATTTGCCACCCTGGTCATCGATATTCTCACAGATGCTAAACGACGGCAGTGGGGTAATATCTGTGAAAGTCCTAAAG aaaatgtggaGCTGATTTTGCAGGGAATCGGTAGTCGCCATAACAGTGAGAGCCAAGATAATGACCAGCCAGATTACGACAGCGTGGCTTCGGATGAAGACCCGGTGCTGGAAGCAAGGTGTGGGGACAGCTGCAATGATGGACGGGCCAAG agctcTGAGTCTTCTGACTTGTCTGATGGACCTATAACAGTGCAGGAATTTATGGAGGTGAAGAGTGCCCTGACTGCATCAGAAGCCAAAATACAGCAGCTGCTTAAAGTCAATTGCCATTTGAGTGAGGAGCTGCGAGTGATGCAGAATAAG CTGAGCTCCCTGCAGACTGAAAACACAACTCTGCGTTGGCAAGCCCCCAGCGGACAGCAGCACCCCCACGGACCCTTGGGTCGTCACTCGGCCCGCGGAGGTCGAGCCATGTCCATGTACGAGACGGGCTCATCTCCGAGGCAGTACTCCCATAGAGCGGAACCATCCCGGCCTGACAATGGGGTCGTCCTACAACCCTTTCCTTCCAAT GGCTGCAGCCTGGGAGGACAGAGCACCATGGTGGAGAATGACTATGACAGGAAACCCAACCACCGTGACCTGGAGGCGGG CCCACTTGGAGCTTTTGAAGCAGGAGACCCAGAGGAGGAAGGTGAAGAGGATGCCACCCTGCCTTGCACTGAAGATGTCATCTGTAAGACGGAGCAGATCACAAAGAATATTCAGGAGCTTCTGAGAGCTGCCCAGGAAACCAAACAGGAAAG ctttctACCTTGCTCTGAAAAGATCTGCATGGCTGTGACAGAGATGGCCACCTTGTTTCCAAAA AGGCCATCCCTGGAGACGGTGCGCAGCTCTCTTTCTTTGCTGACCTCCAGTGCCAGCCGGCTCCATGCTGAGTGCCAGAAGGCTGCCGAGCACAGCCCTTGCCCGTCCGACATCCAGCTCGTCACTCAGCAGGTCATCCAGTGCGCCTATGATATTGCCAAAGCAGCCAAGCAGCTTGTTACCGTGACAACCAAAGAGAACACCAACTAA